From the genome of Argentina anserina chromosome 4, drPotAnse1.1, whole genome shotgun sequence, one region includes:
- the LOC126791573 gene encoding myb family transcription factor MOF1, whose translation MSTSSSCGRNGAVRPYIRSKVPRLRWTPELHHCFVQAIERLGGHKKATPKLVLQIMDVKGLTISHVKSHLQMFRSMRGDLTRAPDGSFSHQRKQSFEEHSDGCLDHEVHVMGFLSAPNPIPESDPQVMYSVPRRSKPIGESDPQAIFSDPSRSKRARIENTSCSIPERQQQQWSQTTHETAPYPFDDYGLVLANGVSLPQQQRYLYNFNPFLKSVLQESDFFKIDEAKMHKMVNTGRAHTEGGDCQLSLCLSLHHPSSNTSIASSSEEMGGAISAFNFKDCSTFSSANRGVDLNLSIALCGN comes from the exons ATGAGTACCAGTAGTAGCTGTGGAAGAAATGGTGCTGTTCGGCCTTATATAAGATCCAAGGTGCCTCGTCTGAGGTGGACTCCGGAGCTTCATCACTGCTTTGTTCAAGCCATTGAGAGGCTTGGAGGCCATAAGA AGGCTACACCAAAACTTGTTCTTCAAATCATGGATGTCAAAGGGCTCACCATTTCTCATGTCAAAAGCCATCTCCAG ATGTTTAGAAGCATGAGGGGTGACCTTACTAGAGCACCAG ATGGGAGTTTCTCACATCAAAGAAAGCAAAGTTTTGAAGAGCATAGTGATGGGTGTCTTGATCATGAAGTACATGTTATGGGTTTTCTCTCGGCTCCGAATCCCATTCCGGAATCTGATCCTCAAGTGATGTACAGTGTTCCCCGCCGGTCAAAACCCATCGGAGAATCAGATCCTCAGGCCATCTTCTCTGATCCCAGCCGCTCAAAAAG AGCTAGAATCGAGAATACGAGCTGTTCAATCCCAGAGAGGCAGCAGCAGCAATGGAGCCAAACAACACATGAAACGGCACCGTACCCTTTTGATGATTATGGCCTGGTGCTCGCAAATGGAGTGTCTCTGCCACAGCAGCAACGTTATCTCTACAACTTCAATCCTTTCCTCAAATCTGTGTTGCAAGAATCTGATTTCTTCAAG ATTGATGAAGCGAAGATGCATAAGATGGTGAACACAGGAAGAGCACATACAGAAGGTGGTGACTGTCAGTTATCGTTGTGTCTTTCATTACATCATCCCTCTTCTAACACGAGCATTGCTTCTTCAAGTGAAGAGATGGGTGGTGCAATCTCAGCATTCAACTTTAAAGATTGTTCCACCTTTTCTTCGGCAAATCGCGGTGTTGATTTGAATCTTTCTATTGCCCTATGTGGTAACTGA
- the LOC126791545 gene encoding uncharacterized protein LOC126791545 produces MAVADGESELSKNKAMMTPWEQHSSVISIPRFDYNAPSSLLHHSHSGFLITCPIKREKSATKEAISLFAKYIQCGNSNFTEENSASKRRKISEENADGEGGGEDANDDVAGGGGGGVEEGACCPVKVEMDGETGPLLKLVKLTKSGLLLFVFAKDVSPDVVGIVSKIVQSVESGSSGSLIWCNRIFPIQATCSLNEKELRESVSKLVLQFVKDNPKLVRPIKFAIGYNRRGIETELNTSKETPNTLELFDRNKCFALVASAVKDVISDSIVDLKSPELSVLIELVPLSGVPKGSLVVAVSVLPRNIVSAKPKLSIKALVSDIKTKGEKARNN; encoded by the exons ATGGCGGTGGCGGACGGCGAGAGTGAGCTGAGCAAGAACAAGGCGATGATGACGCCATGGGAGCAGCACTCTTCCGTCATCAGCATCCCTCGCTTCGACTACAACGctccttcttctcttcttcaccACTCCCACTCCGGCTTCCTCATCACCTGCCCCATCA AGCGCGAGAAAAGCGCCACGAAAGAAGCCATCTCCCTCTTCGCCAAG TATATTCAGTGCGGTAATAGTAACTTTACTGAAGAAAATTCGGCTTCTAAGAGAAGGAAGATTTCGGAGGAGAATGCGGATGGtgagggaggaggagaggatgcTAATGATGATG TGgcaggtggtggtggtggtggtgttgaAGAAGGTGCTTGCTGTCCTGTGAAGGTGGAGATGGATGGAGAGACAGGCCCTCTTCTTAAGCTGGTTAAGCTGACAAAGAGTGGTTTGCTTCTCTTTGTTTTCGCCAAAGATGTTTCTCCTGATGTCGTTGGGATTGTTTCGAAGATTGTTCAGTCTGTGGAATCTGGCAGCTCCGGTTCACTCAT TTGGTGTAATCGTATTTTCCCTATCCAAGCTACATGTAGTTTGAATGAAAAGGAACTGCGTGAAAGTGTATcaaagcttgttcttcaaTTTGTAAAAGATAATCCGAAACTTGTGCGGCCCATAAAG TTTGCAATTGGGTATAACAGAAGAGGAATTGAGACAGAATTGAACACTTCAAAAGAAACCCCAAATACACTTGAGTTGTTCGACCGGAACAAATGCTTTGCTTTAGTGGCTTCTGCAGTCAAAGATGTTATATCAGATTCAATAGTGGACCTCAAATCTCCAGAG CTCTCTGTTCTTATTGAGCTAGTACCCCTCTCAGGTGTACCTAAAGGGTCTTTGGTGGTTGCTGTATCCGTTCTTCCCCGAAATATTGTTAGTGCAAAGCCAAAATTATCCATCAAGGCACTGGTTTCTGATATCAAGACAAAGGGTGAAAAGGCAAGAAATAATTAA
- the LOC126790263 gene encoding protein transport protein Sec24-like At4g32640 isoform X1, with the protein MSTPVPPGPARPGNPPPNPNYNPNPQSLSDNMQNLNLNRPPPPSMPMNPPRPSTTPFTAPFSRPGPPPPPVRPGPPSFPPGPPVGQSQPPPLGYRPPHPPPAGNFPPNRQMAPPPPPPGGRPGGMAPPPMSTGPVGPPPLGSVMNNGPRNFPQGGLPRFPPPAGIASQPPPPPPLGAPTGMAAPRAPPQPQTMHALLGGSPPSAASPSPPVQLQQRSPFAGTPQPPPVSQPWSMQPNQGPPPPPISQSQQAPGMFGVPPPLPNQSMTAISHAVGQTGAPVAGPSKIDPNQIPRPAPDSSVVLHETWQGNQANPPPPATSDYIVRDTGNCSPRNMRCTINQIPCTSDLLTTSGMQLALLVQPLALPHPSEEPVQVVDLGESGPLRCSRCKGYVNPFMKFIDQGRQFICNLCGFTDETPRDYHCNLGPDGRRRDADDRPELCRGMVEFVAPKEYMVRDPMLAVYFFLVDVSMNAIQTGATAAACTAISQVISDLPEGPRTKVGIATFDCTIHFYNLKRALQQPLMLIVPDIQDVYTPLETDVIVQLSECRQHLDLLLDSIPTMFQTNKTADSAFGAAVKAAFLAMKSNGGKLLVFQSVLPSIGTGALSAREAEGRTNTSTGEKEAHKLLQPADKTLESMAMELAEYQVCVDIFITTQTYMDIASISVIPRITGGQIYYYYPFSAVTDPAKIYNDLRWNITRPLGFEAVMRVRCSQGLQVNEYHGNFCKRIPTDVDLPGIDSDKTIMVTIKHDDKLQDGSECVFQCALLYTTMYGQRRIRVLTLALPCTSMLNNLFRTADLDTQFACILKQAANEIPSTPLLQVRERLTDRCINVLCSYRKFCATVTSSGQLILPETLKLLPLYILALTKSTGLRSSGKIDDRSFWINYVSSISTALAIALVYPRMLAIHNLNCKDDASLCPPAIPLSSEHISDEGIYLLENGEDCLIYVGNSVDTDILNKLFGISSVDEIPNQFVLQQHDNPLSKKLNDLINEIRRQRCSYLRLKLCKKGDPSGMLFFSYIVEDKSLNGLSYVEFLIHIHRQIQMKM; encoded by the exons ATGTCCACTCCGGTGCCTCCCGGGCCAGCTAGACCCGGTAATCCTCCACCAAACCCTAATTACAACCCCAATCCTCAATCCTTATCTGATAACATGCAAAATTTGAATCTGAATCGCCCGCCGCCGCCGTCGATGCCTATGAATCCCCCTAGACCTTCAACGACGCCGTTTACGGCGCCATTTTCTAGGCCCggccctcctcctcctccggtACGACCTGGACCGCCTTCATTTCCTCCCGGCCCGCCTGTCGGTCAAAGTCAACCTCCTCCACTTGGCTACAGACCTCCTCATCCTCCTCCTGCCGGTAATTTCCCGCCGAACCGCCAAATGGCACCGCCTCCGCCGCCGCCAGGTGGCCGTCCCGGCGGCATGGCGCCTCCTCCGATGAGTACCGGTCCGGTTGGGCCTCCTCCACTAGGTTCTGTGATGAATAATGGTCCCCGGAATTTTCCGCAGGGAGGTTTGCCACGGTTTCCTCCTCCGGCTGGGATTGCATCACAACCgcctccgccgccgcctctGGGAGCTCCAACAGGAATGGCAGCACCTCGGGCGCCACCGCAGCCGCAAACAATGCATGCTCTTTTGGGAGGTTCACCTCCTAGTGCTGCTAGTCCTAGTCCTCCGGTGCAACTCCAGCAGCGGTCACCGTTTGCAGGAACACCCCAACCTCCTCCAGTTTCGCAACCTTGGTCAATGCAGCCCAATCAA GGGCCTCCGCCTCCGCCGATTTCCCAATCTCAGCAAGCACCTGGAATGTTTGGAGTGCCACCACCCTTGCCAAATCAGTCTATGACTGCCATATCGCATGCTGTGGGTCAAACTGGAGCCCCAGTGGCAGGTCCGTCAAAGATTGATCCTAATCAAATTCCCCGACCCGCTCCAGATTCCTCTGTGGTTCTGCATGAAACTTGGCAAGGCAATCAGGCCAACCCTCCTCCG cCTGCTACAAGCGATTACATTGTCAGAGACACTGGAAACTGCAGTCCACGTAATATGAGGTGCACTATCAATCAG ATACCATGCACCTCTGATCTCTTGACAACATCAGGGATGCAGTTGGCTCTGTTGGTCCAACCCTTGGCCCTTCCTCATCCTTCTGAAGAGCCCGTACAA GTTGTTGATTTAGGTGAAAGTGGTCCTCTTCGTTGTTCACGTTGCAAAGGCTATGTTAATCCTTTCATGAAGTTCATTGATCAGGGAAGGCAGTTCATCTGCAACTTGTGTG GGTTCACTGATGAGACTCCCCGTGACTACCACTGCAATCTTGGTCCAGATGGTAGGCGTAGAGATGCTGATGATAGACCTGAACTTTGTAGAGGAATGGTGGAATTTGTTGCTCCAAAAGAATACATG GTGCGCGATCCAATGCTGGCTGTGTATTTCTTCCTTGTTGATGTATCCATGAACGCCATACAAACTGGAGCAACTGCCGCTGCATGCACTGCAATTAGTCAAGTTATTTCAGATCTTCCT GAAGGTCCTCGGACAAAGGTGGGAATTGCAACATTTGACTGTACAATTCActtttataatttgaaacGTGCATTACAACAG CCATTGATGCTCATTGTTCCTGATATACAAGATGTTTATACTCCTCTGGAGACTGATGTAATTGTTCAGCTTTCTGAG TGCCGTCAGCATTTAGATCTCCTACTTGATAGCATCCCTACCATGTTTCAAACGAACAAAACAGCTGACTCAGCCTTCGGGGCTGCAGTCAAG GCTGCATTCTTGGCAATGAAAAGTAATGGAGGAAAACTTTTGGTATTTCAGTCAG TATTGCCATCTATTGGGACTGGAGCCCTTTCTGCTAGAGAGGCTGAAGGAAGAACTAATACTTCTACTGGTGAGAAG GAGGCCCATAAATTACTTCAACCAGCCGATAAGACATTAGAATCAATGGCAATGGAACTTGCTGAGTATCAG GTTTGTGTAGATATTTTTATCACCACACAGACTTACATGGACATAGCTTCGATCTCTGTCATCCCAAGAATTACTGGCGGACAG ATCTATTATTATTACCCTTTCTCTGCTGTTACCGACCCTGCAAAGATCTACAATGATCTTAGATGGAATATCACAAGGCCTTTAGGTTTTGAAGCAGTGATGCGTGTGCGATGCAGCCag GGTCTCCAAGTTAACGAGTATCACGGGAACTTCTGCAAGCGCATTCCTACGGACGTTGACCTACCGGGG ATTGACTCCGATAAAACAATTATGGTAACCATAAAACATGATGACAAATTGCAGGACGGCTCAGAATGTGTGTTTCAG TGTGCGCTTCTGTACACTACTATGTACGGCCAAAGAAGGATTCGAGTGTTAACTCTTGCCCTACCATGCACAAGTATGCTTAATAATCTTTTCCGCACAGCTGATTTggatactcagtttgcttGTATCTTGAAGCAAG CGGCTAATGAAATCCCTTCTACCCCACTCCTGCAAGTCCGTGAACGATTGACTGACCGTTGCATCAACGTTCTCTGTTCTTATCGTAAATTTTGTGCTACAGTGACATCAAGTGGACAGCTTATTCTTCCAGAAACGCTGAAGCTTCTACCTCTATACATCCTTG CTTTAACAAAAAGTACAGGATTGCGATCTTCTGGAAAAATTGATGACCGATCTTTTTGGATCAATTATGTGTCCTCTATTTCCACTGCTTTAGCAATAGCACTTGTTTATCCACGGATGCTGGCAATCCACAACCTCAATTGTAAG GATGATGCATCTCTCTGTCCTCCTGCAATTCCACTTTCTAGTGAGCATATCAGTGATGAGGGAATTTATCTTCTCGAGAACGGAGAGGATTGCCTAATTTATGTAGGGAACTCTGTTGATACAGATATCTTGAACAAGCTGTTTGGAATTTCATCAGTTGATGAAATTCCTAATCAG TTTGTCTTGCAGCAGCATGACAATCCATTGTCAAAGAAACTAAATGATCTGATAAATGAGATACGACGCCAAAGATGTTCCTACCTCCG CTTGAAGTTATGCAAGAAGGGAGATCCGTCAG GGATGCTTTTCTTCTCCTATATCGTCGAAGACAAGAGCTTGAATGGCCTCTCATATGTTGAGTTCCTGATACATATCCATCGgcaaattcaaatgaaaatgtGA
- the LOC126790263 gene encoding protein transport protein Sec24-like At4g32640 isoform X2, translating to MSTPVPPGPARPGNPPPNPNYNPNPQSLSDNMQNLNLNRPPPPSMPMNPPRPSTTPFTAPFSRPGPPPPPVRPGPPSFPPGPPVGQSQPPPLGYRPPHPPPAGNFPPNRQMAPPPPPPGGRPGGMAPPPMSTGPVGPPPLGSVMNNGPRNFPQGGLPRFPPPAGIASQPPPPPPLGAPTGMAAPRAPPQPQTMHALLGGSPPSAASPSPPVQLQQRSPFAGTPQPPPVSQPWSMQPNQGPPPPPISQSQQAPGMFGVPPPLPNQSMTAISHAVGQTGAPVAGPSKIDPNQIPRPAPDSSVVLHETWQGNQANPPPPATSDYIVRDTGNCSPRNMRCTINQIPCTSDLLTTSGMQLALLVQPLALPHPSEEPVQVVDLGESGPLRCSRCKGYVNPFMKFIDQGRQFICNLCGFTDETPRDYHCNLGPDGRRRDADDRPELCRGMVEFVAPKEYMVRDPMLAVYFFLVDVSMNAIQTGATAAACTAISQVISDLPEGPRTKVGIATFDCTIHFYNLKRALQQPLMLIVPDIQDVYTPLETDVIVQLSECRQHLDLLLDSIPTMFQTNKTADSAFGAAVKAAFLAMKSNGGKLLVFQSVLPSIGTGALSAREAEGRTNTSTGEKEAHKLLQPADKTLESMAMELAEYQVCVDIFITTQTYMDIASISVIPRITGGQIYYYYPFSAVTDPAKIYNDLRWNITRPLGFEAVMRVRCSQGLQVNEYHGNFCKRIPTDVDLPGIDSDKTIMVTIKHDDKLQDGSECVFQCALLYTTMYGQRRIRVLTLALPCTSMLNNLFRTADLDTQFACILKQAANEIPSTPLLQVRERLTDRCINVLCSYRKFCATVTSSGQLILPETLKLLPLYILALTKSTGLRSSGKIDDRSFWINYVSSISTALAIALVYPRMLAIHNLN from the exons ATGTCCACTCCGGTGCCTCCCGGGCCAGCTAGACCCGGTAATCCTCCACCAAACCCTAATTACAACCCCAATCCTCAATCCTTATCTGATAACATGCAAAATTTGAATCTGAATCGCCCGCCGCCGCCGTCGATGCCTATGAATCCCCCTAGACCTTCAACGACGCCGTTTACGGCGCCATTTTCTAGGCCCggccctcctcctcctccggtACGACCTGGACCGCCTTCATTTCCTCCCGGCCCGCCTGTCGGTCAAAGTCAACCTCCTCCACTTGGCTACAGACCTCCTCATCCTCCTCCTGCCGGTAATTTCCCGCCGAACCGCCAAATGGCACCGCCTCCGCCGCCGCCAGGTGGCCGTCCCGGCGGCATGGCGCCTCCTCCGATGAGTACCGGTCCGGTTGGGCCTCCTCCACTAGGTTCTGTGATGAATAATGGTCCCCGGAATTTTCCGCAGGGAGGTTTGCCACGGTTTCCTCCTCCGGCTGGGATTGCATCACAACCgcctccgccgccgcctctGGGAGCTCCAACAGGAATGGCAGCACCTCGGGCGCCACCGCAGCCGCAAACAATGCATGCTCTTTTGGGAGGTTCACCTCCTAGTGCTGCTAGTCCTAGTCCTCCGGTGCAACTCCAGCAGCGGTCACCGTTTGCAGGAACACCCCAACCTCCTCCAGTTTCGCAACCTTGGTCAATGCAGCCCAATCAA GGGCCTCCGCCTCCGCCGATTTCCCAATCTCAGCAAGCACCTGGAATGTTTGGAGTGCCACCACCCTTGCCAAATCAGTCTATGACTGCCATATCGCATGCTGTGGGTCAAACTGGAGCCCCAGTGGCAGGTCCGTCAAAGATTGATCCTAATCAAATTCCCCGACCCGCTCCAGATTCCTCTGTGGTTCTGCATGAAACTTGGCAAGGCAATCAGGCCAACCCTCCTCCG cCTGCTACAAGCGATTACATTGTCAGAGACACTGGAAACTGCAGTCCACGTAATATGAGGTGCACTATCAATCAG ATACCATGCACCTCTGATCTCTTGACAACATCAGGGATGCAGTTGGCTCTGTTGGTCCAACCCTTGGCCCTTCCTCATCCTTCTGAAGAGCCCGTACAA GTTGTTGATTTAGGTGAAAGTGGTCCTCTTCGTTGTTCACGTTGCAAAGGCTATGTTAATCCTTTCATGAAGTTCATTGATCAGGGAAGGCAGTTCATCTGCAACTTGTGTG GGTTCACTGATGAGACTCCCCGTGACTACCACTGCAATCTTGGTCCAGATGGTAGGCGTAGAGATGCTGATGATAGACCTGAACTTTGTAGAGGAATGGTGGAATTTGTTGCTCCAAAAGAATACATG GTGCGCGATCCAATGCTGGCTGTGTATTTCTTCCTTGTTGATGTATCCATGAACGCCATACAAACTGGAGCAACTGCCGCTGCATGCACTGCAATTAGTCAAGTTATTTCAGATCTTCCT GAAGGTCCTCGGACAAAGGTGGGAATTGCAACATTTGACTGTACAATTCActtttataatttgaaacGTGCATTACAACAG CCATTGATGCTCATTGTTCCTGATATACAAGATGTTTATACTCCTCTGGAGACTGATGTAATTGTTCAGCTTTCTGAG TGCCGTCAGCATTTAGATCTCCTACTTGATAGCATCCCTACCATGTTTCAAACGAACAAAACAGCTGACTCAGCCTTCGGGGCTGCAGTCAAG GCTGCATTCTTGGCAATGAAAAGTAATGGAGGAAAACTTTTGGTATTTCAGTCAG TATTGCCATCTATTGGGACTGGAGCCCTTTCTGCTAGAGAGGCTGAAGGAAGAACTAATACTTCTACTGGTGAGAAG GAGGCCCATAAATTACTTCAACCAGCCGATAAGACATTAGAATCAATGGCAATGGAACTTGCTGAGTATCAG GTTTGTGTAGATATTTTTATCACCACACAGACTTACATGGACATAGCTTCGATCTCTGTCATCCCAAGAATTACTGGCGGACAG ATCTATTATTATTACCCTTTCTCTGCTGTTACCGACCCTGCAAAGATCTACAATGATCTTAGATGGAATATCACAAGGCCTTTAGGTTTTGAAGCAGTGATGCGTGTGCGATGCAGCCag GGTCTCCAAGTTAACGAGTATCACGGGAACTTCTGCAAGCGCATTCCTACGGACGTTGACCTACCGGGG ATTGACTCCGATAAAACAATTATGGTAACCATAAAACATGATGACAAATTGCAGGACGGCTCAGAATGTGTGTTTCAG TGTGCGCTTCTGTACACTACTATGTACGGCCAAAGAAGGATTCGAGTGTTAACTCTTGCCCTACCATGCACAAGTATGCTTAATAATCTTTTCCGCACAGCTGATTTggatactcagtttgcttGTATCTTGAAGCAAG CGGCTAATGAAATCCCTTCTACCCCACTCCTGCAAGTCCGTGAACGATTGACTGACCGTTGCATCAACGTTCTCTGTTCTTATCGTAAATTTTGTGCTACAGTGACATCAAGTGGACAGCTTATTCTTCCAGAAACGCTGAAGCTTCTACCTCTATACATCCTTG CTTTAACAAAAAGTACAGGATTGCGATCTTCTGGAAAAATTGATGACCGATCTTTTTGGATCAATTATGTGTCCTCTATTTCCACTGCTTTAGCAATAGCACTTGTTTATCCACGGATGCTGGCAATCCACAACCTCAATT GA
- the LOC126789962 gene encoding uncharacterized protein At4g15970 has translation MRSHRRRLPAAPVKRDFRRDAHMLPESVAFVRRFLFFLAVFLCCLLLYRDSDALRFLHRFSPYPSPSFTAFYSPPVGEERGIEEVLMDAAMEDNTVILTTLNEAWAAPNSIIDLFLESFRIGVGTRRLLNHLVIIALDQKAYRRCLQIHTHCFALHTEGVDFREEAYFMTPKYLKMMWARIDFLRSVLEMGFNFVFTDADIMWFRDPFPRFYSEADFQIACDHFLGSSDDLQNKPNGGFNYVKSNNRSIEFYKHWYASRETFPGLHDQDVLNMIKFDNSTLNIGLRMKFLDTAFFGGFCEPSRDLNEVCTMHANCCFGLDSKLHDLTILVQDWKEFSSLPPRLKRAFIFPWAVPQNCSLDSLRHYDAPESDTQPGLEEPESDTEESSVA, from the exons ATGCGTTCACACCGGCGCCGACTACCGGCGGCTCCAGTCAAGCGTGATTTCCGCAGAGACGCCCACATGTTGCCGGAATCCGTTGCGTTCGTCCGGCggttcctcttcttcctcgcCGTCTTCCTCTGTTGCTTGCTCCTCTACCGAGACTCCGACGCCCTCCGCTTTCTCCACCGCTTCTCTCCTTATCCCTCTCCTTCCTTCACCGCCTTTTATTCCCCGCCG GTTGGTGAGGAACGTGGGATCGAAGAGGTTCTGATGGATGCTGCAATGGAAGACAACACGGTGATCTTGACGACGTTGAATGAAGCATGGGCAGCTCCGAATTCGATTATTGATCTTTTCCTTGAGAGCTTTAGGATTGGAGTTGGCACTCGTAGGCTCTTGAATCATTTGGTTATCATTGCCTTGGATCAAAAGGCATACCGGCGTTGTTTGCAGATACATACTCATTGCTTTGCTCTTCACACTGAGGGAGTAGATTTTCGTGAGGAGGCGTACTTCATGACCCCTAAATACTTGAAGATGATGTGGGCTAGGATTGATTTTCTCCGCTCTGTTCTTGAGATGGGgttcaattttgttttcacG GATGCTGATATTATGTGGTTCAGGGATCCGTTTCCGCGGTTTTATTCCGAGGCAGATTTTCAGATTGCATGTGATCATTTCTTGGGCAGCTCCGATGATTTGCAGAATAAACCTAATGGAGGGTTTAACTATGTGAAGTCTAATAACAGGTCAATAGAATTCTACAAACATTGGTATGCTTCCCGTGAAACCTTCCCTGGACTCCATGATCAGGATGTTCTCAATATGATCAAGTTTGATAACTCCACCTTGAATATTGGATTGAGAATGAAGTTCCTCGACACTGCATTCTTTGGTGGATTTTGTGAACCTAGTAGAGATTTAAATGAAGTTTGCACAATGCATGCGAATTGTTGTTTTGGCCTTGACAGCAAGCTTCACGACCTTACAATATTGGTTCAGGACTGGAAAGAATTTTCATCCCTGCCACCAAGATTGAAGAGAGCTTTCATATTTCCATGGGCGGTTCCACAGAATTGCAG TCTTGATTCTCTCCGTCACTATGATGCACCAGAGAGTGACACTCAACCTGGTTTGGAAGAACCGGAGAGTGACACTGAAGAGAGTTCGGTAGCGTGA